A genomic window from Chitinophaga pollutisoli includes:
- a CDS encoding metallophosphoesterase, which yields MQIITRCAAILMLLLGALRSEGQVIRFGVIADIQYADADTRGTRLYRYSVQKLKTAVADLNKQKLPFLINLGDVVDRNPADFAPVLEALRKFRRPVYNTTGNHDYHGITSNDSLYRLLDMPAEYYAFKKGNWRFIMLNTNEVAAYANVKGTPREQELREMMEKIKERKGRNGAEYNGGISSAQMNWLQGQLEDAQQKGELVLVLSHHPLGCATGLTALNDQEIVALLAKYSSVKALISGHHHAGAFCMVGKLPCIVLEGMVETDENSYGTIALHPDKLVITGSGRMTSRTVQF from the coding sequence ATGCAAATTATCACCAGATGCGCTGCTATTCTGATGCTGTTGCTGGGGGCCCTGCGCAGCGAGGGGCAGGTCATCCGTTTCGGGGTGATTGCCGACATCCAGTACGCGGACGCGGATACCCGGGGAACGCGGCTGTACCGCTATTCCGTGCAGAAGCTGAAAACGGCCGTTGCGGACCTGAACAAGCAAAAGCTACCCTTCCTCATTAACCTGGGGGATGTCGTAGACCGCAACCCGGCCGATTTCGCGCCTGTACTGGAAGCGCTCCGGAAGTTCCGGCGGCCGGTGTACAATACAACCGGTAATCATGATTATCACGGGATCACATCGAACGATTCCCTGTATCGTTTGCTGGATATGCCTGCCGAATATTACGCATTCAAAAAGGGCAACTGGCGTTTCATCATGCTGAACACGAATGAAGTAGCGGCATATGCCAATGTGAAAGGTACACCGCGTGAGCAGGAGCTGCGGGAAATGATGGAAAAGATCAAGGAACGGAAGGGGCGCAACGGCGCGGAGTATAACGGCGGGATCAGCAGCGCGCAAATGAACTGGCTGCAGGGCCAGCTGGAAGACGCGCAGCAAAAGGGAGAACTGGTGTTGGTGCTGTCCCATCACCCATTGGGTTGCGCCACGGGGCTGACCGCCCTGAACGACCAGGAAATCGTTGCCCTGCTGGCGAAATACAGCAGCGTCAAAGCACTGATATCCGGCCATCACCACGCGGGCGCATTCTGTATGGTCGGCAAGCTGCCCTGCATCGTACTGGAAGGCATGGTGGAGACGGACGAGAACTCCTACGGCACCATTGCGCTGCATCCGGATAAGCTGGTGATTACCGGCAGCGGCCGGATGACGTCCCGGACGGTTCAATTTTAA
- a CDS encoding sulfatase-like hydrolase/transferase has protein sequence MRIKSLLITTSLCMYALLAGAQQQPHIILILTDDMGSADISCYGGTGPQTPNLDRMAAEGARFTQYYSASPICSPSRAGILTGSYPARWNLTSYLQTRKGNTACEQADFLRAEAPSIARLLKSAGYRTAHFGKWHLGGGRDVKNAPSITAYGFDAYSSTWESPDPDPLLTSGNWIWSKPDSVKRWDRTAYFVDRALAFLAANKGKPCFINLWPDDVHTPWVPDETSMDRMPKGGESQRQFEAVLAEYDKQIGRFLDGLKQLGIDQQTLVVFTSDNGALPTFGFRSGKFRGTKLSLYEGGIRMPLIAWQPGSIRAGQVDSTSLLNATDLLPTFCRIAGIPAKKLPKTDGTDRAGVLLGEPSSKHRTFFWEYGRNDSAFKYPNGRNRSPSLAIRDGKWKLLVNADSSSEELYDLGKDPSEQNNIATMHPATAAQLKSKLLGWYRALPKLKTSPDVVRGDE, from the coding sequence ATGCGTATAAAATCCCTGCTTATCACCACCTCGCTATGCATGTACGCCCTTCTGGCCGGCGCGCAACAGCAACCCCATATCATCCTCATCCTTACGGACGATATGGGATCGGCGGATATCAGTTGTTATGGCGGCACTGGCCCTCAAACTCCCAACCTGGACCGGATGGCCGCGGAAGGAGCCCGCTTCACCCAGTATTACAGCGCATCCCCGATTTGCTCCCCGTCCAGGGCGGGTATCCTGACCGGCAGTTATCCCGCCAGGTGGAACCTGACCAGTTACCTCCAAACGAGAAAGGGTAACACGGCCTGTGAACAGGCCGACTTTCTCCGGGCAGAAGCGCCTTCCATTGCGCGGTTACTGAAAAGCGCGGGGTACCGTACCGCCCATTTCGGGAAATGGCACCTCGGCGGGGGAAGGGACGTTAAAAATGCGCCTTCCATCACCGCATATGGATTCGATGCGTACAGTAGTACCTGGGAAAGTCCGGATCCCGATCCCTTGCTGACTTCCGGCAACTGGATATGGTCAAAACCAGACAGCGTGAAGCGCTGGGATCGCACGGCTTATTTCGTTGACCGGGCGCTCGCTTTCCTGGCAGCCAATAAAGGCAAGCCCTGTTTCATCAACCTTTGGCCGGACGATGTGCATACGCCCTGGGTGCCGGATGAAACGAGCATGGACAGGATGCCGAAAGGCGGGGAAAGCCAACGGCAGTTCGAAGCGGTGCTGGCGGAATACGACAAGCAAATCGGCCGTTTTTTGGATGGCCTGAAGCAATTGGGGATAGATCAGCAGACGCTGGTCGTGTTTACTTCCGACAATGGCGCATTGCCGACTTTCGGTTTCCGTTCCGGGAAATTCCGGGGCACGAAACTGTCGCTATACGAAGGCGGGATACGGATGCCCCTGATTGCCTGGCAACCCGGCAGTATTCGCGCCGGGCAGGTTGACAGCACCTCCCTGCTGAACGCTACCGACCTGTTGCCGACTTTCTGCCGGATAGCAGGCATACCGGCTAAAAAACTGCCCAAAACCGACGGGACAGACCGGGCAGGCGTTCTATTGGGCGAGCCATCGTCGAAACATCGCACATTTTTCTGGGAATACGGCCGTAACGACTCGGCTTTCAAGTATCCGAACGGTCGCAACCGCAGCCCGTCGCTGGCTATCCGCGACGGAAAATGGAAGTTGCTGGTGAACGCTGATTCCTCTTCTGAAGAGCTATATGATCTGGGGAAAGATCCATCAGAGCAAAATAATATCGCCACCATGCACCCCGCCACCGCAGCGCAGTTGAAGAGTAAATTGCTCGGCTGGTACAGGGCGCTTCCAAAGTTGAAAACTAGCCCTGATGTGGTGCGGGGGGATGAATAG
- a CDS encoding sulfatase-like hydrolase/transferase: MAHAYPPGQVAFPKLLKQHGYYTAQAGKWHLGSSGIKPDGEFLDAFDRTGGSHADGGGPGGGGKWVEYLQQRPKDKPFFMWFAAQDAHRGWDKGAKPVRYSAGEVKVPDNLANTEATRDDLARYYEEVSRFDHYVGKAVEELKAQGILDNTLIIVMADNGRPFPRNKTRMYDDGIKTPLVIHWPAGMQARNMVSASLVSVIDIAPTILEVAGLPECASVQGRSFTKLLAEPGAKFRNYVFAEHNWHSFKAYERMVRSDAFLYIENGLPEQSNIGATDIMGGPAGTELKKLYLSGKATPQQAAIFITPQPPFELYNYVKDKDQLINLYGQKKYRKQQEHLAGILAIWKKETGDDQPADLTPDWSDRWSNKALPEKGKRGTMPGSRRNATSITKPGPF, translated from the coding sequence ATTGCACACGCCTATCCCCCCGGCCAGGTAGCCTTCCCGAAACTGTTAAAGCAACACGGATACTACACCGCCCAGGCGGGCAAATGGCATCTGGGATCCTCCGGGATCAAGCCCGACGGCGAATTCCTGGACGCATTCGACAGAACGGGCGGCTCGCATGCCGACGGCGGCGGCCCCGGCGGCGGCGGTAAGTGGGTCGAATATCTGCAGCAACGCCCGAAAGACAAACCTTTTTTCATGTGGTTTGCCGCGCAGGACGCGCACCGCGGATGGGATAAGGGCGCCAAGCCTGTCCGGTATTCGGCTGGCGAGGTAAAAGTGCCTGACAACCTGGCAAACACGGAAGCAACGCGCGACGACCTCGCGCGGTATTACGAAGAAGTCAGCCGTTTCGATCATTATGTAGGGAAAGCAGTGGAAGAACTGAAGGCCCAGGGTATCCTCGATAACACGCTCATCATCGTTATGGCGGACAACGGCCGGCCATTCCCCAGGAATAAAACCCGGATGTATGATGACGGCATCAAAACGCCATTGGTAATTCACTGGCCTGCGGGTATGCAAGCACGCAATATGGTGTCGGCGAGCCTGGTCAGCGTGATCGATATCGCGCCCACGATACTGGAAGTTGCCGGGCTGCCCGAATGCGCCTCCGTGCAGGGGAGAAGCTTCACGAAACTGCTGGCGGAGCCGGGTGCGAAATTCCGGAATTATGTTTTCGCTGAGCATAACTGGCATAGCTTTAAAGCTTATGAACGGATGGTCCGGAGCGATGCGTTCCTCTACATCGAAAACGGGCTTCCGGAACAAAGCAATATTGGCGCCACCGATATCATGGGTGGGCCGGCCGGCACTGAACTGAAAAAACTATACCTTTCAGGCAAGGCCACCCCGCAACAGGCCGCCATCTTCATCACGCCGCAGCCGCCATTCGAGCTGTACAACTATGTGAAAGACAAAGACCAGCTCATCAACCTTTACGGCCAAAAGAAGTATCGTAAACAGCAAGAACACCTTGCCGGCATCCTGGCCATCTGGAAAAAGGAAACCGGCGACGATCAGCCAGCAGACCTCACGCCCGATTGGTCAGACAGGTGGAGCAACAAAGCATTGCCGGAAAAGGGTAAGCGCGGTACCATGCCCGGTAGCCGTCGAAACGCGACGTCAATTACAAAACCAGGTCCGTTTTAA
- a CDS encoding SusC/RagA family TonB-linked outer membrane protein — MKIDQKILRLRGGWMLLLFLLPLVMHAQQHPRVTGAVLDDESGPIPGVNVIVRNDADSLQKFVAVTDTSGIFVFTQLRANERYSFSFSHIGYEAQTLRNLLLKEGDNNSIMVKLGLSKNAKLNEVIVVGYGTQKKVNLTGSVAVVDGARLQNRPVTNVSQALFGTVPGVTIAYGNAGFEPGAAPSVQIRGQGSPYVLIDGTAGDITTLDPNTVESISILKDAAAAAIYGARAPYGVLLITTKSGKLNQRPQVDFSFNGGPTSIIRKPRMVDSYTFVRAINEMHDNQGVARLFAESTIDRIIARISDPSLPETVPDPNNPSKWSAYQLSNGNNDWIDVHYGFGFRTQENLSVRGGSKDIGYFISAGHASEKGPLKMVDDKYNRYNLTAKLDANINNWWKLSSNTRITNEVRDRPIYNGEGGYGMLIHQIFRTHPEVFLKSPNGHYSQLSRVPQMRAGYDQFTDNNLMQRIATEIRPLKNWSINADYSIDYTVNNGEGVNLVAFEDQVDGTLVPISLTVPSSISKNKANVTYKALNIFSSWKPVIARDHQVEVMLGYQQESNKYDYLSGLKRELITSEVPSITTATGDMQAFDNLSHWATLGYFARLNYNYRNRYLLESNVRYDGTSKFADGKRWGFFPSVSAGWNVSQEKFWQSLAAHVPYLKLKASWGMLGNQSVSAYQDLALIGVNTNLGWILNGKRPAYTGSPNLINRYLTWESSKTTNAGVEIGLFQNKLQVEFEYYQRLTFDRLGPAKAQPLVLGASVPQENNSELKTQGWDLGITYKGKIGSDFAFSVSANVFDYFNVVTKYPNPTGILTTDYAGKRVGEIWGYETVGLIGTAELAKTITDTKSQSFINGQVWRTGDVQYRDLNDDKMINNGKNTVTDHGDLRIIGNSTARYQYGLNLTANYRNFDLGAFFQGIGKRDLWLTGNIFWGFNQWNQSSLFPHHMDYYRDAEASTYSGLGVNEGAYFPRPYSNAAQYLKNQQVQTRYLQNGAYIRLKNVQIGYTLPASVLHTIRLKRARFYFSGENIWTNTKLPVGFDPETAALGEFGAGKSMFTQAIWAFGLNVSF, encoded by the coding sequence ATGAAAATCGATCAGAAAATTCTCCGTCTGCGCGGAGGGTGGATGCTATTGCTTTTTTTGCTTCCGCTGGTCATGCATGCGCAGCAGCATCCCAGGGTAACGGGTGCAGTCCTGGATGATGAATCCGGCCCTATACCAGGCGTGAACGTCATCGTCCGCAACGACGCGGACTCGCTGCAAAAGTTCGTAGCGGTGACCGACACCAGCGGCATCTTCGTTTTTACGCAGCTGCGCGCCAACGAGCGCTATTCCTTCAGCTTCTCCCATATCGGATACGAGGCGCAAACGCTCCGCAACCTCCTGCTCAAAGAAGGCGACAACAATTCCATCATGGTGAAGCTGGGCCTGTCTAAAAACGCCAAGCTGAACGAAGTGATCGTGGTGGGATATGGTACGCAAAAGAAAGTGAACCTCACGGGATCCGTGGCCGTGGTAGACGGCGCCCGGCTGCAGAACCGGCCGGTGACCAATGTTTCCCAGGCGCTCTTCGGCACCGTTCCGGGCGTTACCATCGCATACGGGAACGCCGGTTTTGAGCCCGGAGCCGCCCCTTCCGTGCAGATACGCGGCCAGGGCAGTCCGTATGTGCTGATCGACGGCACCGCCGGCGATATCACTACCCTGGACCCCAATACCGTCGAAAGCATTTCCATCCTGAAGGACGCCGCCGCCGCCGCGATTTATGGCGCGAGGGCGCCTTACGGGGTACTCCTGATCACCACCAAATCCGGCAAGCTGAACCAGCGGCCGCAGGTGGATTTCTCTTTCAACGGCGGGCCTACCTCCATCATCCGCAAACCCCGTATGGTGGATTCCTATACGTTCGTGCGGGCCATTAATGAAATGCACGACAACCAGGGCGTGGCGCGGCTGTTCGCAGAAAGCACCATCGACCGCATCATCGCCCGCATCAGCGATCCCAGCCTGCCGGAGACGGTCCCGGACCCCAACAATCCCTCCAAATGGTCCGCTTACCAGCTATCCAACGGCAATAACGACTGGATCGACGTGCACTATGGATTCGGCTTCCGTACGCAGGAGAACCTGTCTGTCCGCGGCGGATCCAAAGACATCGGGTACTTCATTTCCGCCGGACATGCCTCGGAAAAAGGCCCGTTAAAGATGGTGGACGACAAATACAACCGTTACAACCTCACGGCCAAACTGGATGCGAATATCAACAACTGGTGGAAGCTCAGTTCCAACACCCGCATCACCAACGAAGTGCGCGACAGGCCCATTTACAACGGCGAAGGCGGCTATGGCATGCTCATCCACCAGATCTTCCGGACGCATCCGGAAGTGTTCCTCAAATCCCCCAACGGGCATTATTCCCAGTTATCGCGGGTGCCGCAAATGCGGGCCGGATATGATCAGTTCACGGATAATAACCTCATGCAGCGCATCGCCACCGAAATCAGGCCGCTGAAGAACTGGAGCATCAATGCCGACTATTCCATCGACTACACCGTCAACAACGGTGAAGGCGTGAACCTGGTGGCGTTTGAAGACCAGGTCGACGGCACCCTGGTGCCCATCTCGCTGACTGTTCCTTCATCCATTTCTAAAAATAAAGCCAACGTAACCTACAAAGCGTTGAACATCTTTTCTTCCTGGAAGCCGGTGATTGCGCGGGACCACCAGGTGGAAGTGATGCTGGGTTACCAGCAGGAATCGAATAAATACGATTACCTCAGTGGTTTGAAAAGAGAACTGATCACTTCGGAAGTGCCTTCCATCACCACCGCCACGGGCGATATGCAGGCATTCGACAACCTGAGCCATTGGGCTACCCTGGGATATTTCGCCAGGCTGAATTACAATTACCGGAACCGGTACCTGCTGGAATCGAATGTCCGCTATGATGGTACGTCGAAGTTTGCGGATGGTAAACGCTGGGGATTTTTCCCTTCCGTGTCTGCCGGCTGGAACGTTTCCCAGGAGAAATTCTGGCAATCATTGGCGGCGCACGTTCCTTACCTGAAGCTGAAAGCGTCGTGGGGGATGTTAGGCAACCAGAGCGTGTCCGCATACCAGGACCTGGCGCTGATCGGCGTCAATACCAACCTCGGCTGGATCCTCAACGGCAAGCGCCCCGCCTATACCGGTTCTCCCAACCTGATCAACCGCTACCTGACCTGGGAATCCTCCAAAACGACGAACGCCGGCGTGGAGATTGGCCTTTTCCAGAACAAGCTGCAGGTGGAATTCGAATACTACCAGCGCCTGACTTTCGACCGCCTGGGCCCCGCCAAAGCGCAGCCCCTGGTGCTCGGCGCCTCCGTTCCGCAGGAAAACAACTCCGAGCTGAAGACGCAGGGCTGGGACCTCGGCATCACCTACAAAGGGAAAATCGGCAGTGATTTCGCCTTCTCCGTGTCTGCGAATGTTTTCGATTACTTCAACGTAGTAACCAAATACCCCAACCCTACTGGTATCCTGACGACCGACTATGCCGGCAAGCGCGTGGGCGAGATTTGGGGATATGAAACCGTGGGGCTGATCGGAACGGCGGAACTGGCGAAAACGATCACCGACACTAAATCGCAGAGCTTCATCAACGGCCAGGTCTGGCGGACGGGAGATGTCCAGTACCGCGACCTGAATGACGACAAGATGATCAACAACGGGAAGAATACGGTAACGGATCATGGCGACCTGCGCATCATCGGCAACTCGACGGCCAGGTACCAGTATGGCCTCAATCTGACCGCGAACTACAGGAACTTCGACCTCGGTGCGTTCTTCCAGGGTATCGGCAAACGCGACCTCTGGCTGACGGGCAATATCTTCTGGGGATTCAATCAATGGAACCAGTCGAGCCTGTTCCCGCATCATATGGACTATTACCGCGATGCCGAAGCGTCGACCTATTCCGGTCTGGGCGTGAACGAAGGCGCGTATTTCCCGCGGCCTTACAGTAACGCCGCGCAGTACCTGAAAAACCAGCAGGTGCAGACGCGATACCTGCAGAACGGCGCTTACATCCGTTTGAAAAACGTGCAGATCGGGTATACATTGCCTGCATCGGTGCTGCATACGATAAGGCTGAAGCGGGCAAGGTTCTATTTCTCGGGCGAGAATATCTGGACCAACACCAAACTGCCTGTAGGCTTCGATCCTGAAACGGCCGCCCTCGGCGAGTTCGGCGCAGGCAAGAGCATGTTTACGCAGGCCATCTGGGCTTTCGGGCTCAACGTTTCGTTCTAA
- a CDS encoding FecR domain-containing protein has protein sequence MGSACDGGPSPDAGLKQEIWSGVEAATRKTARRRTLYTALAVAAGILLLIASGIHYMGRQIAAPDHIYATVASGLTEAAFNTADRDSTFALPDGSSVTMKPQTSIQYPADFRSNRTIRLVRGKAIFDVTSDPAHPFVVISGNISTTALGTRFLVDHTGTKVNVQLFEGKVAVKYLGKQVQVYPTVLQPGEQCFVNTHLDGITVAPVPARQLRAETGITGNAAAGKTTLLTFNNVPLNDAFDVLGQLFHQPIRYDIRDVEKMYFTGQFHAADSLSDILRILSSVNGLLITQQADTLLITRPAAESRKAPAEEGGAAGKVSTTKFTNAPLAEVFRAMEAAFEISIAYSPQDVAHKYFTGNVSSRDDVNTILNVICRTNQLQLTRNGDKFQITYNRQTNK, from the coding sequence ATGGGATCTGCATGCGATGGCGGCCCCTCCCCGGATGCAGGCCTGAAGCAGGAAATATGGTCCGGCGTGGAAGCCGCCACGCGAAAAACCGCCCGGCGCCGGACGTTGTACACCGCCCTGGCCGTCGCAGCCGGCATCCTCTTGCTCATTGCCTCCGGGATACATTACATGGGCCGGCAGATCGCCGCACCGGACCACATCTACGCCACGGTTGCCAGCGGCCTGACAGAAGCGGCTTTTAACACGGCTGACCGCGACAGTACGTTCGCATTGCCGGATGGCTCCTCCGTTACGATGAAGCCGCAAACCTCGATCCAATATCCTGCCGATTTCCGTTCCAACAGAACCATCCGGCTAGTACGCGGCAAGGCCATTTTCGATGTAACATCCGATCCGGCGCATCCTTTCGTGGTGATTTCCGGCAATATCTCCACCACTGCCCTGGGCACGCGATTCCTGGTGGACCATACCGGTACGAAAGTAAACGTGCAGCTGTTTGAAGGAAAAGTAGCGGTAAAATACCTGGGCAAACAGGTACAGGTATACCCCACCGTGCTGCAGCCGGGCGAGCAATGCTTCGTGAATACACACCTCGACGGCATCACCGTGGCGCCCGTACCCGCCCGGCAGCTGCGCGCGGAAACCGGCATAACGGGCAACGCCGCCGCCGGAAAAACCACGCTGCTGACGTTCAACAATGTGCCGCTCAATGATGCATTCGACGTGCTGGGCCAATTATTCCATCAGCCCATCCGCTACGATATCCGCGACGTGGAAAAGATGTATTTCACCGGGCAGTTTCATGCAGCCGATTCCCTGTCCGACATCCTGCGCATCCTGTCTTCCGTAAACGGATTATTGATCACACAACAGGCGGACACCCTGCTGATCACCCGGCCTGCCGCGGAAAGCCGAAAAGCGCCAGCGGAAGAAGGCGGCGCCGCGGGCAAAGTAAGCACCACGAAATTCACCAATGCTCCGCTGGCGGAAGTGTTCCGCGCGATGGAAGCCGCGTTCGAAATCAGTATAGCTTACAGTCCGCAGGATGTGGCGCACAAATATTTTACGGGGAATGTTTCGTCCCGGGATGACGTTAACACCATTCTCAACGTCATCTGCAGGACCAACCAATTGCAATTGACCAGGAACGGCGATAAGTTTCAAATCACCTATAACAGGCAAACCAACAAATAA
- a CDS encoding sulfatase-like hydrolase/transferase, which produces MKMLLKQVAACMAALMAGPFISTSNLHAQTGKPNIVIFIADDVSYNDLGCMGHPIIKTPEIDKLAKNGLRFSNAYLTTSSCSPSRASILTGRYPHNTGAAELHTPIPPAR; this is translated from the coding sequence ATGAAGATGCTCCTGAAGCAGGTAGCCGCCTGTATGGCCGCCCTTATGGCCGGTCCGTTCATTTCAACTAGCAACCTGCACGCACAAACCGGAAAACCGAATATCGTCATATTCATTGCAGACGACGTATCCTACAACGACCTGGGATGCATGGGGCACCCCATCATCAAAACACCCGAAATCGATAAACTGGCGAAAAACGGGCTGCGGTTTTCCAACGCCTATCTCACGACCAGTTCCTGCAGTCCCAGCAGGGCCAGCATTTTGACCGGCAGGTACCCGCATAACACCGGCGCGGCCGAATTGCACACGCCTATCCCCCCGGCCAGGTAG
- a CDS encoding RagB/SusD family nutrient uptake outer membrane protein yields MKKYLIFLSACSALLTVASCTGDFLDRPPLTQIENEAYWKTASDLEKYTLQFYPDFPSFGVVGSYMGLIGWDGTRGSDVQISASPATLWNGTNQPVTAGGNWTWTKIRSVNVFFENYAKCKDPLVKYQQFLGEAHFFKAWYYFEKVRAYGDVPWYTTPLEMDDPALYKPRDPRTQVVDSILWHLDKAVENLNPLKSSDGGNNRLTKEAALLFKSRVALYEGTWQKYHRGTEFGTEGADPGKYLRAAVNAAEELMKPVYNLTLFSTGDPENDYRVLFSLINQSGNKEVILWKAYAVNLQLSHSFQIYVSDRTAGISMTMQQVYQYLDRNGNAYDYFNTGKTVKGNAFLTKIATECDPRLSQTIWVPGGVMWDNSFGKGVFTFPYLDKSGETLNNTGFQIRKGNDPKDPQAGSGVSWNTSCETGAIVFRYAEALLNYAEAKAELQEAVDYNKSVNLLRSRAGMPAFKVQGDPNRLQYADYGYPLSDELHEIRRERAVELGAEGFRYDDIRRWAAHKLMKGKRPKGYPFDKDEWTGKKINYAPDADGFLDPFATAIPNGYGFNEKRDYLECIPLNEITLNPKLQPNNPGW; encoded by the coding sequence ATGAAAAAATACCTGATCTTCCTATCGGCATGCAGCGCACTGCTCACGGTAGCTTCCTGCACCGGGGATTTCCTGGATAGGCCACCATTAACCCAGATAGAAAATGAGGCTTACTGGAAAACGGCGAGCGACCTGGAGAAATATACTTTGCAATTTTATCCCGACTTCCCCTCGTTCGGCGTAGTCGGCAGCTATATGGGATTGATCGGCTGGGACGGCACCCGTGGATCGGATGTACAGATTTCGGCTTCGCCGGCCACCTTGTGGAACGGCACCAATCAACCGGTAACAGCCGGCGGCAACTGGACCTGGACGAAGATCCGGAGCGTCAATGTCTTCTTCGAAAATTATGCGAAGTGTAAAGACCCGCTGGTAAAATACCAGCAGTTCCTCGGGGAAGCCCATTTCTTCAAGGCCTGGTATTATTTCGAAAAAGTGAGGGCATACGGCGATGTGCCCTGGTATACGACGCCGCTGGAGATGGACGATCCCGCGCTCTACAAACCACGCGACCCGCGCACCCAGGTAGTGGATTCCATCCTGTGGCACCTCGACAAAGCCGTGGAAAACCTGAATCCGCTAAAGAGCAGCGACGGCGGGAACAACAGGCTCACGAAAGAAGCGGCGCTGCTGTTCAAATCGAGGGTAGCGTTGTATGAAGGCACCTGGCAGAAATATCACCGCGGCACCGAATTCGGTACGGAAGGCGCCGACCCGGGAAAATACCTGCGGGCTGCCGTGAACGCCGCGGAAGAGCTGATGAAACCCGTGTATAACTTAACGCTTTTTTCGACCGGGGATCCGGAGAATGATTACCGCGTGTTGTTCTCGCTGATCAATCAATCCGGCAATAAGGAAGTTATCCTCTGGAAGGCGTATGCCGTCAATCTCCAGCTATCCCATTCCTTCCAGATCTACGTATCCGACCGTACCGCAGGTATTTCCATGACCATGCAGCAGGTGTATCAATATCTCGACAGGAACGGAAATGCTTATGACTATTTCAATACCGGCAAGACGGTGAAAGGCAATGCCTTCCTGACGAAAATAGCAACGGAATGCGATCCCCGCCTGTCACAGACCATATGGGTACCGGGCGGTGTGATGTGGGACAATAGTTTCGGGAAAGGAGTTTTCACGTTCCCTTACCTCGACAAATCCGGCGAAACGCTGAATAATACGGGGTTCCAGATCAGGAAGGGAAATGACCCCAAAGACCCGCAGGCAGGCAGTGGCGTTTCCTGGAATACCAGCTGTGAAACGGGCGCGATCGTGTTCCGTTATGCAGAGGCGTTGCTGAATTACGCCGAAGCCAAGGCGGAACTGCAGGAAGCCGTGGATTACAACAAATCGGTCAACCTGCTGAGAAGCCGGGCTGGCATGCCCGCATTCAAGGTGCAGGGTGATCCTAACCGGTTGCAATACGCGGATTATGGTTACCCCTTGTCGGACGAGTTACACGAGATCCGGCGTGAGCGCGCGGTGGAACTGGGGGCCGAGGGTTTCCGGTACGACGATATCCGGCGATGGGCCGCGCATAAGCTGATGAAAGGCAAACGCCCGAAAGGTTATCCTTTCGACAAAGACGAATGGACGGGCAAGAAAATCAATTACGCCCCGGATGCGGATGGATTCCTGGACCCGTTTGCCACCGCCATTCCCAATGGGTATGGGTTCAATGAAAAAAGGGATTATCTTGAATGTATTCCGCTCAACGAGATCACTTTGAATCCTAAACTCCAACCTAATAATCCTGGCTGGTAA